One Bacteroidota bacterium genomic window carries:
- the clpP gene encoding ATP-dependent Clp endopeptidase proteolytic subunit ClpP — MKDFRNYAVKHRGITSIHLDKITSTYNSYISPTIIEERQLNIATMDVFSRLMMDRIIFLGLPIDDYVANVIQAQLLYLDSADPGKDIQIYFNSPGGSVHAGLGIYDTMQFISSDVATICTGMAASMAAVLLCAGTKGKRSALKHSRVMIHQPMGGAQGQASDIEITTREIVKLKKELYTIISDHSGKPYEEVEKDSDRDYWMTSQEAHAYGMVDEVLLKTKK, encoded by the coding sequence ATAAAAGATTTTCGAAATTATGCCGTAAAACATCGTGGCATAACCAGTATACACCTGGACAAAATCACTTCTACCTATAACAGTTACATTTCGCCCACCATCATCGAAGAGCGCCAGCTGAATATTGCCACTATGGATGTATTCTCTCGACTTATGATGGACCGCATTATCTTTTTAGGCCTTCCTATTGATGATTATGTAGCGAATGTAATTCAGGCTCAACTGCTCTACCTCGACTCGGCTGACCCGGGAAAGGACATTCAGATTTACTTTAACTCCCCGGGAGGCTCAGTGCATGCCGGACTTGGCATTTACGACACCATGCAGTTTATCAGCTCCGATGTGGCCACCATTTGCACCGGTATGGCTGCCTCTATGGCTGCTGTTTTGCTTTGTGCAGGCACAAAGGGGAAACGTTCTGCCTTAAAACATTCCAGGGTGATGATTCACCAACCTATGGGTGGCGCACAAGGTCAAGCCTCAGACATAGAAATTACTACCCGTGAGATTGTAAAATTGAAAAAAGAGCTTTATACCATCATTTCCGATCATTCTGGTAAACCCTATGAAGAAGTGGAAAAAGACTCCGACCGCGATTACTGGATGACTTCGCAGGAAGCCCACGCCTACGGAATGGTAGATGAAGTGCTGCTTAAAACAAAAAAATAA
- the clpX gene encoding ATP-dependent Clp protease ATP-binding subunit ClpX yields MDRCSFCGREKRDTNLLIAGISGHICDNCIEQAYDIVQEELKKKNDFDINTIKQIKPAEIKKFLDLYVIGQDEAKKFLSVAVYNHYKRLMHFSRKDNEVEIDKSNIILVGETGTGKTLLARTVAKLLHVPFTIVDATVLTEAGYVGEDIESILTRLLQVADYNVEAAEKGIVFIDEIDKIARKSDNPSITRDVSGEGVQQGLLKLLEGSVVNVPPQGGRKHPDQKMIPVDTRNILFICGGAFDGIERKISQRLNTQVVGFNAAKGADRIDRSNLLQYIAPQDLKAFGLIPEIIGRLPVLTYLNPLDRDALRQILTDPKNAIIKQYTKLFEMDNIQLSFQNDALEFIVDKAIEFKLGARGLRSICEAIMMDAMFNLPSTDSKEIKITKKYAQEKLDKQDIKRLKAA; encoded by the coding sequence ATGGATAGATGTTCGTTCTGCGGAAGAGAAAAGCGCGATACTAACTTGCTTATTGCCGGAATATCGGGCCATATTTGCGACAATTGCATCGAGCAGGCTTATGATATTGTGCAGGAGGAGCTCAAGAAAAAAAACGACTTCGACATCAACACCATTAAGCAGATTAAGCCCGCAGAGATTAAAAAATTTCTCGACCTGTATGTGATTGGCCAGGATGAAGCCAAAAAATTTCTGTCGGTAGCTGTTTACAACCACTACAAAAGATTAATGCATTTCTCTCGTAAGGATAACGAAGTGGAAATCGATAAATCGAATATTATTTTGGTTGGCGAAACTGGTACCGGAAAAACCCTTTTAGCGCGCACCGTAGCCAAACTTTTACATGTGCCATTTACCATTGTCGATGCCACGGTGCTTACCGAAGCCGGATATGTCGGCGAGGATATCGAAAGCATTCTTACCCGTTTACTCCAGGTAGCCGATTACAACGTCGAAGCCGCCGAAAAAGGCATTGTATTTATCGACGAAATAGATAAAATTGCCCGTAAATCGGACAACCCCTCCATTACCCGCGATGTGTCGGGCGAAGGAGTGCAGCAGGGATTACTAAAACTGCTCGAAGGTTCGGTGGTTAATGTGCCCCCGCAAGGTGGCCGCAAACACCCCGACCAGAAAATGATACCCGTTGATACACGTAACATTTTATTTATTTGCGGAGGTGCATTTGATGGCATCGAAAGAAAGATCAGCCAACGACTGAACACCCAGGTTGTAGGTTTCAACGCTGCTAAAGGTGCCGACCGCATCGATCGCAGTAACCTGCTGCAATATATTGCCCCGCAGGATTTAAAAGCCTTTGGATTGATACCGGAAATAATCGGCCGCCTTCCTGTACTTACCTACCTCAATCCACTCGACAGAGATGCATTGCGTCAGATATTGACCGACCCAAAAAATGCCATTATCAAGCAATACACTAAATTGTTTGAAATGGACAATATCCAACTAAGTTTTCAGAACGATGCGCTCGAATTTATTGTCGACAAAGCCATTGAGTTTAAATTAGGTGCCCGCGGATTGCGCTCCATTTGCGAAGCAATTATGATGGATGCCATGTTTAACCTGCCCTCGACAGACAGCAAGGAGATAAAGATTACAAAAAAATACGCTCAGGAAAAACTCGACAAACAAGATATTAAGCGTCTAAAAGCAGCTTAA
- a CDS encoding chorismate-binding protein, with product MKKVKITCISRQMLADVITPVSIYLRAREEYPNSILLESSDYHGNENSYSFICLQPIATFQVQDGHYFIDLPNQNKEEGKISQPSDFRDRFNDFIAIFETHQAEKLPVNGIFGYCEYDAVEYFETLKLKHAHTSPYSIPQVRYSMYKYIIAINHFNNELHLIENLVEGENSSISRIESLINSQNFKTYSFAAIENEVSNLTDQGYMDLVEMGKKHCYRGDVFQIVLSRQYSQKYEGDAFNVYRALRSVNPSPYLFYFDYTDYQIFGSSPEAQIKVANKRAVINPIAGTFKRTGDDAKDKLLAEELAKDKKENAEHVMLVDLARNDLSRFTTDVRVDSYREIQYYSHVLHMVSTVSGQLRKADDVVDIMMSTFPAGTLSGAPKYKAMQLIDQYENQNRGYYGGAIGYLGFDGNLNHAIMIRTFLSKAKTLYYQAGAGIVSVSVKENELQEVNNKLGALKKAIALAQKI from the coding sequence ATGAAAAAAGTTAAAATTACCTGCATAAGCCGCCAGATGCTCGCCGATGTAATTACCCCGGTAAGCATTTATTTAAGGGCAAGGGAAGAATACCCCAATTCCATACTTCTAGAAAGCTCCGACTACCACGGAAACGAAAACAGCTATTCATTTATCTGTTTGCAACCAATTGCCACATTTCAGGTACAAGATGGACATTATTTTATTGATTTGCCCAACCAAAATAAGGAGGAAGGAAAAATCAGCCAGCCTTCGGATTTTCGTGACAGATTCAATGATTTTATTGCCATTTTCGAAACTCATCAAGCTGAGAAATTACCTGTAAATGGCATTTTTGGGTATTGCGAATACGATGCCGTAGAATATTTTGAAACCTTAAAACTAAAGCATGCCCATACAAGTCCTTACAGCATTCCGCAAGTAAGATACAGCATGTATAAATACATCATCGCCATTAACCATTTCAACAATGAACTGCATTTAATTGAAAATCTGGTAGAAGGCGAAAACAGCAGCATCTCGCGAATCGAATCACTCATCAACAGTCAAAACTTTAAAACCTACAGCTTTGCCGCCATAGAGAACGAAGTTTCGAACCTTACCGACCAGGGTTACATGGATTTGGTTGAAATGGGGAAAAAACATTGCTACCGCGGTGATGTGTTTCAGATTGTACTTTCACGCCAGTATTCGCAAAAATACGAAGGCGATGCTTTTAATGTATACAGGGCCTTGCGCTCGGTAAACCCTTCGCCCTACTTGTTTTATTTCGATTATACCGATTATCAGATTTTTGGGTCATCGCCAGAGGCACAAATAAAAGTTGCCAATAAAAGAGCAGTGATTAACCCCATAGCTGGCACCTTTAAACGCACCGGCGATGATGCAAAAGATAAACTATTGGCCGAAGAACTGGCAAAGGATAAAAAAGAAAATGCCGAACATGTTATGTTGGTTGACCTGGCCAGAAACGACCTGAGCCGTTTTACTACTGATGTAAGGGTCGACAGCTACCGCGAAATTCAGTATTACTCGCATGTACTCCACATGGTATCCACGGTATCCGGACAGTTGCGTAAAGCCGACGATGTGGTGGATATTATGATGTCAACTTTTCCGGCAGGTACACTTTCGGGTGCCCCAAAATACAAAGCCATGCAGCTGATTGACCAATACGAAAACCAAAACCGTGGATATTATGGTGGGGCAATCGGTTACCTTGGTTTCGATGGCAATTTGAATCATGCCATCATGATACGCACCTTTCTAAGCAAGGCAAAAACCCTCTACTATCAAGCCGGAGCAGGAATTGTGTCGGTATCAGTCAAAGAGAATGAACTTCAGGAAGTAAACAACAAACTGGGCGCATTAAAAAAAGCCATTGCCCTTGCCCAAAAAATATAA
- a CDS encoding aminodeoxychorismate/anthranilate synthase component II, whose protein sequence is MKILVIDNYDSFTYNLVHYLENLTHQHVDVFRNDQISLDAVDNYDKILLSPGPGVPEEAGICLDLIRRFAPTKSILGVCLGHQAIGEAFGGTLINLDTVYHGVSTEIGVVAPEDRLYNKIPGTFEVGRYHSWVVDRESLPECLKITSLDNRGLIMGLSHKEYDVKGVQYHPESVLTQHGMQLLENWLAYPTN, encoded by the coding sequence ATGAAAATATTAGTCATAGACAATTACGACTCCTTCACCTATAACCTGGTACATTACCTCGAAAACCTTACCCACCAGCATGTAGATGTATTCCGCAACGACCAGATATCGTTAGACGCAGTAGACAATTACGATAAAATTCTTCTTTCTCCGGGACCTGGTGTGCCGGAAGAAGCAGGAATCTGTCTCGACCTAATCAGACGCTTTGCCCCTACCAAGAGTATTTTGGGGGTGTGCCTTGGGCATCAAGCCATTGGCGAAGCCTTTGGAGGTACACTTATTAACCTCGACACAGTTTATCATGGAGTGTCTACAGAGATTGGTGTAGTAGCTCCGGAAGACAGGCTGTACAACAAGATACCAGGGACCTTTGAAGTGGGCCGTTACCACTCCTGGGTAGTGGACCGGGAAAGCTTACCAGAGTGTTTGAAAATTACAAGCCTCGACAACAGGGGGCTAATCATGGGCCTTAGCCACAAAGAGTATGATGTGAAAGGGGTTCAATATCATCCTGAGTCAGTACTCACCCAACATGGTATGCAACTGCTCGAAAACTGGCTTGCTTACCCAACTAACTAA
- the trpD gene encoding anthranilate phosphoribosyltransferase, with protein MKDTLRYLFAHQTLFREQAKDTLKSISQGFYSEAEIAAFITVYLMRPITPDELAGFRDALLDLCIPADCSDYNTIDVCGTGGDEKNTFNISTATAFILAGAGIKVVKHGNYSASSVCGSSNLLEHLGYRFSNEAGKIRKELEQTNFCYLHAPLFHPAMKQVGPVRKSLGVRTFFNLLGPMVNPARPQNQLVGVYNQEVMELYHHVYKTSGLNYTLLHNLDGYDEISLTNPFRVISQFDDRVFSPEDIQLTTVHPVDLAGGKNIEDSAKLFIHILEGNGTKVQNDVVSANAAFGIKCMYPEKSIEECLATVRESLEKGKALAALKKLIKLQP; from the coding sequence ATGAAGGACACACTGCGATATTTATTTGCTCACCAGACATTGTTCAGAGAACAGGCGAAGGATACGCTAAAGAGTATTAGCCAGGGTTTTTATTCCGAAGCTGAAATAGCTGCATTTATCACCGTATATCTCATGCGCCCCATTACCCCGGACGAGTTGGCTGGTTTTCGCGATGCCTTGCTCGATTTATGCATTCCGGCAGATTGTTCAGATTACAATACCATCGACGTTTGTGGCACAGGAGGCGACGAAAAGAACACTTTTAACATCTCCACAGCCACAGCTTTTATTCTGGCAGGTGCAGGCATCAAAGTGGTAAAGCATGGCAATTATAGCGCCTCGTCGGTTTGCGGATCGTCGAACTTACTCGAACACTTAGGATACCGGTTTTCGAACGAGGCAGGGAAAATCCGCAAAGAACTGGAACAAACTAATTTCTGTTACCTGCATGCCCCGCTGTTTCATCCAGCCATGAAACAGGTAGGCCCGGTAAGAAAATCACTTGGAGTAAGAACCTTTTTTAACTTGCTTGGGCCAATGGTAAATCCAGCCCGTCCACAAAACCAGCTGGTAGGCGTATACAACCAGGAGGTAATGGAACTGTATCATCATGTGTACAAAACTTCAGGGTTGAATTATACACTTCTACACAATCTTGATGGGTACGATGAGATATCCCTCACCAATCCCTTTCGGGTAATCTCCCAATTCGATGACCGGGTTTTTTCTCCGGAAGATATCCAATTGACCACCGTTCATCCTGTAGATTTAGCAGGTGGCAAGAATATTGAAGACTCAGCGAAACTATTTATACATATTTTGGAAGGGAATGGAACAAAGGTTCAAAACGACGTAGTTTCGGCCAATGCTGCCTTTGGAATCAAATGCATGTATCCTGAAAAAAGTATTGAAGAATGCCTGGCAACAGTCCGCGAAAGTTTGGAAAAAGGCAAAGCTTTGGCCGCATTAAAAAAACTTATTAAACTTCAACCCTAA
- the trpC gene encoding indole-3-glycerol phosphate synthase TrpC: MTILDEIISYKRKEVASCKELISTAELEQMVLFQRPVLSMKESIQKKGPNAIIAEFKRQSPSKGVINNKVKVEEVTKAYSQAGAAAISVLTDFNFFGGSIDDLVAARRQVNIPLLRKEFIIDEYQLIEAKAYGADAILLIAAVLSAEEIQSLYAFAKQLGLEVLLEIHNEEELDKINSNADLVGINNRNLKTFEVNIENSIRLASMLPADMPKIAESGIHSVDIIQLLQKKGFDGFLMGENFMKTENPGMAFQTFMQQLKE; encoded by the coding sequence ATGACGATTCTTGACGAAATAATATCCTACAAAAGAAAAGAAGTAGCCAGTTGTAAAGAGTTAATCAGCACTGCAGAGCTCGAGCAGATGGTGCTATTTCAACGTCCGGTCCTGAGCATGAAAGAATCGATACAAAAAAAGGGACCCAATGCCATTATCGCTGAGTTTAAACGACAATCACCTTCGAAAGGTGTCATTAACAACAAGGTAAAGGTCGAAGAGGTAACCAAAGCCTATTCGCAAGCCGGAGCCGCTGCTATTTCGGTGCTTACCGATTTTAATTTTTTTGGGGGTAGCATCGACGATCTGGTCGCAGCACGCAGGCAAGTAAATATTCCCTTGCTTCGCAAAGAGTTTATCATCGACGAATACCAGCTTATCGAAGCAAAAGCCTATGGTGCTGATGCCATCCTGCTTATTGCCGCGGTGCTTTCAGCTGAAGAAATTCAATCGCTCTATGCATTTGCAAAACAACTTGGACTGGAAGTTTTGCTGGAAATACATAACGAAGAAGAACTCGACAAAATAAACAGCAATGCCGATCTGGTGGGTATCAACAACCGTAACCTGAAAACCTTTGAGGTAAACATCGAAAACTCAATTCGACTTGCTAGCATGCTGCCGGCCGATATGCCAAAAATTGCCGAGAGTGGCATCCATTCTGTTGATATTATCCAGCTATTACAAAAAAAAGGTTTTGATGGTTTTCTCATGGGCGAAAACTTTATGAAGACCGAGAACCCAGGCATGGCTTTTCAAACTTTTATGCAACAGCTTAAGGAATGA
- a CDS encoding phosphoribosylanthranilate isomerase has protein sequence MRRTLKIKVCGMRDAANIGQVAELKPDYLGLIFYPKSPRYVEDSLAPAIRQTIPDNTTLTGVFVNELLPEIIRKSNLFGFKWIQLHGNESPDYCMQLQELGFTLIKAFGVNEQFNFKKLDSYQQACTYFLFDTRSEAHGGTGKKFDWMLLKQYSGEKPFFLSGGIEASDAQSILSLTLVNLFAIDINSRFEMEPGMKDIPKLRKFFKEIRTHE, from the coding sequence ATGAGACGCACTTTAAAAATAAAAGTCTGTGGCATGCGCGATGCTGCCAATATTGGTCAGGTTGCGGAATTAAAACCCGACTACCTGGGACTTATTTTTTACCCCAAATCGCCCCGATATGTCGAAGACTCTCTGGCACCGGCCATTCGCCAGACTATCCCTGATAACACCACACTAACAGGCGTCTTTGTCAACGAACTCCTGCCGGAAATAATTCGCAAATCGAACCTCTTTGGCTTTAAATGGATTCAGTTGCATGGAAACGAAAGCCCAGATTATTGTATGCAGTTGCAGGAACTCGGATTCACCCTTATTAAGGCTTTTGGGGTGAACGAACAATTCAATTTCAAGAAACTGGATTCGTATCAGCAGGCCTGCACTTATTTTTTGTTCGATACCCGCTCGGAAGCGCACGGTGGCACCGGCAAGAAATTCGATTGGATGTTGTTGAAGCAATATTCCGGCGAGAAACCTTTCTTTTTAAGCGGAGGAATAGAGGCGAGCGATGCCCAGTCCATTCTATCCCTGACACTGGTGAACCTTTTCGCTATTGACATCAACAGCCGGTTCGAAATGGAGCCCGGAATGAAAGATATACCCAAACTTCGGAAATTTTTCAAAGAAATACGTACCCATGAATAA
- the trpB gene encoding tryptophan synthase subunit beta has protein sequence MNKYTVDKDGFYGEFGGAYIPEMMYRNITELQHRYLEIMASSSFKKEFDVLMRDFVGRPSPLYFARRLSAKYNTRVYIKREDLNHTGSHKLNNTIGQILIARQLGKTRIIAETGAGQHGVATATVCALFGMQCVVYMGEVDVKRQMPNVLRMKMLGAEVIPATSGNKTLKDATNEALRDWINHPIDTHYIIGSVVGPHPYPDLVARLQSVISEEIRWQLKEHEGRETPDYVLACVGGGSNAAGAFYHFLDDEKVTLVGAEAAGLGVEKAEETAATLTIGSPGVLHSAHTMLMQTSDGQIIEPYSISAGLDYPGVGPLHAHLFKTGRGKYYPVTDDEALKAAFMLAKLEGIIPALESAHAFALLEKMTFNQKDIVVINLSGRGDKDMQTYIDAMNIQNKG, from the coding sequence ATGAATAAATACACAGTAGATAAAGACGGCTTTTATGGTGAATTTGGGGGAGCCTACATCCCTGAGATGATGTACCGCAACATCACTGAATTGCAACATCGTTACCTCGAAATTATGGCCAGCAGCAGTTTTAAAAAAGAATTCGATGTGCTGATGCGCGACTTTGTCGGTCGCCCCTCACCGCTCTATTTCGCCCGCAGACTTTCTGCCAAATACAATACCAGGGTTTACATTAAGCGAGAGGACCTGAACCATACCGGATCGCACAAACTAAACAACACCATCGGTCAGATTCTTATCGCTCGTCAACTGGGCAAAACACGCATCATTGCCGAAACAGGGGCCGGACAACATGGAGTGGCTACTGCCACCGTTTGCGCCCTCTTTGGTATGCAATGCGTAGTTTATATGGGCGAGGTGGATGTGAAACGGCAGATGCCCAATGTGCTGCGCATGAAAATGCTGGGTGCCGAAGTAATACCCGCCACCAGTGGCAATAAAACTCTAAAGGATGCTACCAACGAGGCCTTACGCGACTGGATTAACCATCCGATCGATACCCATTATATCATTGGTTCAGTAGTGGGGCCACACCCTTACCCCGACCTGGTAGCGCGCCTTCAATCAGTTATCAGCGAAGAAATACGCTGGCAGCTAAAAGAGCACGAGGGGCGCGAAACTCCTGACTATGTGCTTGCCTGCGTGGGTGGTGGCAGCAATGCTGCCGGGGCTTTCTATCACTTTCTCGACGATGAAAAGGTAACACTGGTAGGTGCCGAAGCAGCAGGGCTGGGAGTTGAAAAAGCCGAAGAGACAGCGGCTACACTTACAATCGGATCGCCGGGAGTTTTGCACAGCGCACATACCATGCTCATGCAAACTTCCGATGGCCAGATAATTGAGCCTTATTCCATCTCTGCGGGCCTTGATTACCCGGGAGTTGGCCCTCTGCATGCCCACTTGTTTAAAACGGGCCGCGGAAAATACTATCCGGTAACTGACGATGAGGCCCTCAAGGCAGCCTTTATGCTTGCAAAACTCGAAGGTATTATACCCGCTTTGGAGTCGGCTCATGCATTTGCCCTACTCGAAAAAATGACTTTTAATCAAAAGGATATAGTTGTGATAAACCTTTCGGGTAGGGGCGACAAGGATATGCAGACCTATATTGATGCAATGAATATACAAAACAAGGGATAG
- a CDS encoding tryptophan synthase subunit alpha, translated as MNRLNQLFQHKKHNLLSVYFSAGHPNLHDTTEILLSLDKAGADIVEIGIPFSDPVADGPVIQRSSHQALQNGMSLSLLFEQLKDIRKKTQIPIVLMGYLNPVLQFGIEAFCKKCQETGIDGVILPDLPPALYQQRYQPYFEETDLANILLVPPQTDDARILELDKLSKGFLYIVAASSTTGTKKGFEPYQIEYFNRLKKLNLKTPTLIGFGISDHQSFQEACRYGNGAIIGSAFIQALEKEGSLKGKIESFIGTIKSDL; from the coding sequence ATGAACAGACTCAATCAACTTTTTCAGCATAAAAAACACAATCTCCTCTCGGTCTATTTTTCTGCAGGCCACCCAAATCTGCACGATACAACCGAAATATTATTGTCGCTCGATAAGGCCGGAGCCGATATTGTCGAGATAGGAATTCCATTTTCCGATCCGGTAGCAGACGGACCTGTTATACAACGTAGCAGTCATCAGGCACTTCAGAATGGCATGAGTCTTTCGTTGTTGTTTGAACAATTAAAAGATATACGAAAAAAAACACAGATACCCATTGTGCTCATGGGTTACCTGAACCCTGTATTGCAATTTGGTATTGAGGCCTTTTGCAAAAAGTGCCAGGAAACAGGTATCGACGGTGTCATTTTGCCAGATCTTCCGCCAGCTTTGTATCAGCAGCGATACCAGCCATACTTCGAAGAAACCGACCTGGCAAACATCTTGTTGGTTCCCCCGCAAACCGACGATGCACGCATCCTCGAACTCGACAAGTTGTCGAAAGGTTTTCTATACATTGTGGCTGCCTCTTCTACTACCGGCACCAAAAAAGGATTTGAACCCTATCAGATCGAATATTTTAACCGTCTGAAAAAACTAAATCTTAAAACACCTACCCTCATCGGTTTTGGCATTTCTGACCATCAAAGCTTTCAGGAGGCATGCCGTTATGGCAATGGTGCTATTATTGGGTCGGCATTTATTCAAGCCCTGGAAAAAGAAGGTTCGTTGAAGGGAAAAATTGAGTCGTTTATCGGGACAATTAAATCGGATTTATAA
- a CDS encoding MFS transporter yields the protein MMTVFKIRFIYLFLYMAFAVWRVYYNIFLEQEGFTGTQIGTLNAIMQGSIFLVVTLWGVYADHHGIRPTLRIGVLVTAVFIFFLGNVTSFAALLIYIPLLSFFYHPMGPLTDALAMQYAETEKKHSYGSFRLWGSLGWALASILGGFLFAKLPLNNIFPLSALLFLFAIPFLTTRKRKRVFKPNFERLHFRELLKNKPLMWFTALVALYGIICSPVNSFLNLYFSSIDASNNTIGYAYAIMALSEIPLFIIGNRLLKKIGLHRLILIGMLTMFIRFLLYGSFPTIAVALATGALQGVSLAFFLVGAIEYIGKIMPPGKQATGQSIIWGSYLGIGQTAGNLLIGFLMDKIGMVSVMQVFIAASALCLLMAFWFFKIHRHPGG from the coding sequence ATGATGACGGTATTTAAAATACGCTTTATTTACTTGTTTCTCTATATGGCTTTTGCTGTATGGAGAGTCTATTACAATATTTTTCTGGAGCAGGAGGGTTTTACAGGTACACAAATCGGCACACTGAATGCCATTATGCAAGGAAGTATTTTTCTGGTTGTCACTCTTTGGGGAGTGTATGCCGACCATCATGGGATCAGACCAACTTTACGCATTGGGGTTTTGGTCACTGCTGTGTTTATCTTCTTTCTCGGAAATGTAACAAGTTTTGCTGCCCTTTTAATTTATATACCGCTCTTATCGTTCTTTTACCATCCGATGGGGCCGCTCACCGATGCTCTTGCCATGCAGTATGCCGAAACCGAAAAGAAACATTCTTATGGCAGTTTCAGGTTATGGGGTTCATTAGGTTGGGCACTTGCTTCGATACTGGGTGGTTTTTTGTTTGCAAAGCTCCCCCTTAATAATATTTTCCCCTTGTCGGCGCTATTGTTTCTTTTTGCAATACCCTTTTTAACGACCCGTAAAAGAAAAAGAGTGTTTAAACCAAATTTTGAACGTCTTCACTTTAGAGAATTACTTAAGAATAAGCCTCTCATGTGGTTTACGGCTTTAGTAGCACTTTATGGTATAATTTGTTCGCCGGTAAACTCGTTTCTGAATCTGTATTTTTCGTCAATTGATGCATCCAATAACACCATAGGTTATGCATATGCCATCATGGCACTTAGCGAAATACCACTATTTATAATTGGTAACCGATTGCTAAAAAAAATAGGCCTGCATAGGCTTATACTCATCGGCATGCTCACTATGTTCATCCGTTTCTTGTTGTATGGTAGTTTCCCAACCATAGCTGTAGCACTGGCTACTGGTGCTCTTCAGGGGGTTTCGCTGGCTTTTTTTCTGGTAGGCGCCATCGAATACATTGGCAAAATTATGCCCCCCGGCAAACAGGCCACCGGGCAATCAATTATTTGGGGAAGCTACCTGGGGATAGGACAAACAGCCGGTAACCTGCTAATCGGATTCTTAATGGACAAAATTGGAATGGTGTCGGTGATGCAGGTCTTTATCGCAGCATCGGCTCTCTGTCTGTTGATGGCTTTCTGGTTTTTTAAAATTCATCGCCACCCGGGAGGTTGA
- a CDS encoding DUF998 domain-containing protein encodes MKTSDQPQLISYKTLQRTLGITGVSLPVILILGSIVLDRCCGVQGSISNYYHTRMGNVFVGYLCAIGLFLWSYKGYPDSWDNLAGNLACVFAIGVAFMPTSVTPDELSNCLVQETDNGIVGVLHLISAALLFLVLAAFSLLIFTKGDPQPTPRKILRNRIYKACGWIMLAGILIMAIYIVWLRQSFPALQKLSPIFWLEALCLWAFGISWLTKGEVILKDK; translated from the coding sequence ATGAAAACTTCCGATCAACCCCAATTGATTTCCTACAAAACCCTTCAACGCACCCTTGGAATCACAGGTGTTTCGCTTCCGGTTATTCTAATTCTCGGGTCGATCGTTCTCGATCGTTGCTGTGGAGTGCAAGGTTCTATCAGCAATTATTACCACACACGAATGGGGAATGTATTTGTGGGTTACCTTTGTGCCATAGGTCTTTTTTTGTGGTCGTACAAAGGTTATCCCGATAGCTGGGACAATCTTGCCGGCAATCTGGCCTGCGTGTTTGCCATTGGAGTAGCTTTTATGCCTACAAGCGTTACACCCGATGAGCTTTCGAATTGCCTGGTTCAGGAAACAGACAATGGCATTGTAGGCGTTTTGCATCTGATCTCGGCCGCTTTGTTGTTTTTGGTTTTAGCAGCATTTTCTCTGCTTATCTTTACCAAAGGAGACCCGCAACCTACTCCACGCAAAATTCTGCGTAACAGGATTTACAAAGCCTGTGGATGGATAATGCTGGCCGGAATTTTGATAATGGCCATTTATATAGTATGGCTTCGCCAAAGCTTCCCTGCCTTGCAGAAATTAAGCCCCATTTTTTGGCTCGAAGCACTTTGTTTGTGGGCTTTTGGTATATCGTGGCTAACGAAAGGCGAAGTAATTCTGAAGGACAAATAG
- a CDS encoding outer membrane insertion C- signal: MKKILFTFLLIIGISCVSMGQEFGLRFGNFGYNGVAIDGVFQAGKFSRIHADAYFNDGLGLDVLWDFLYKPLGEEAFNWYLGAGPYTFLSDNFQLGVAGEAGIEYHFNGAPLALGLDWRPYLRIIDNTDMYWDSFGLNIRFVF; this comes from the coding sequence ATGAAAAAAATCCTTTTTACATTTCTTTTAATAATAGGAATCTCATGCGTTTCTATGGGTCAGGAATTTGGTTTGCGTTTTGGAAACTTTGGCTACAATGGGGTTGCCATTGATGGAGTTTTCCAGGCAGGAAAATTCAGCCGGATACATGCCGACGCATACTTTAATGATGGCCTGGGTCTTGATGTGTTATGGGATTTTCTCTACAAGCCACTCGGCGAGGAAGCTTTCAACTGGTATCTTGGTGCAGGTCCTTACACCTTCTTAAGCGATAATTTTCAACTGGGTGTAGCGGGCGAAGCAGGTATTGAATACCACTTTAACGGAGCCCCGCTGGCCTTAGGCCTCGATTGGAGACCTTACCTGAGAATTATTGATAACACCGATATGTATTGGGATAGTTTTGGGTTAAATATCCGATTCGTCTTTTAA